The genomic stretch ACGATCTGGCCGACCGCCGCCGTAACGCGCGGGCCCGCTCGCAGGAGGCCGACCTGCTCAAGCTCGGCCTCGACGAGATCAGCCGGGTCGACCCGCAGCCCGGTGAGGACGACGAGCTGCGTAACGAGGTGCAGCGCCTCGAGCACGCCGAGGGCTTGCGGGTCGCCGCCGCGCTGGCGGCCCAGGCCCTGGCCGGCGGGGTCGAGGTCACTGAGGAGACGCCCGACGCCACTCAGCTGCTGGGCACGGCCCGGCGCACGCTCGAGGCGCAGGCCCAGGTCGACCCGATGCTGGGCGAGCTGGCCGGGCGCATCGAGGAAGCCGCGACCCTGGTCGGTGACGTCTCGTCCGAGCTGTCGGCCTATCTGAGCAGCCTCGACGCCGACCCTGCCCGCCTCGAGCAGATCTACGAGCGCCGCGCCGCCCTGCGCGGGCTCACGCGCAAGTACGCCGACGACGTCGAGGGCGTCATCGCCTGGGCCGAGCAGGCGCGCGCCAAACTGGCCGTGCTCGACTCGTCCGACGAGCTGCTCGACGAGCTCGACAAGGAACGCCGCCGGCTCGAGGCTCAGGTGACCGAGCTGGCGGCCCGGCTCACCGAGGCGCGGGCCGAGGCGGCAGGCCGGTTCAGCGAGGCGGTCAGCGTCGAGCTGGCGGGCCTGGCCATGCCGCACGCCCGGGTCGAGGTCGCCGTGGTGCCGCGCGCGGTCGGCAAGGACGAGCCGCCGATGGGCCCGGACGGCGCCGACGAGGTCGAGCTGCGGCTGCTGGCCCATCCGGGCGCCCCGTCGCTGCCGCTGCAGAAGGGCGCCTCCGGTGGCGAGCTGTCCCGGGTGATGCTGGCGATCGAGGTGGTGTTCGCCGGCGCCGGTGGCCCCGAGACGCTGGTCTTCGACGAGGTCGACTCGGGGGTGGGCGGCACGGCCGCGGTCGAGATCGGCAAGCGCCTCGCGCGGCTCGCGCGCACCCACCAGGTGCTGGTGGTGACCCACCTGCCGCAGGTGGCCGCGTTCGCCGACCGCCACCTCGTGGTGGCCAAGGACACCGGCGGCGCGATCACCACCAGCGGGGTGCGGGTGGTCGAGGAGACCGAGCGTGCCCGGGAGCTCTCGCGCATGCTGGCGGGATTGCCCGATTCCGATCTCGGCATCGCCCACGCGGAGGAACTGCTGGCGGTGGCCGGGCGTGAGAAGAGGGCCTGAGCAGGCAATTCGGTCATGTCCCCATGACCGGCAGGAACGAGTGGGGCAAATGCCCCTTTAGTGGGTGAGATCGCGCATGTCGCGTGCCAGGCGCGTGATTCGGCATGTCAGGATGGCCGTGATGCGACTTCCCACCTTGCGCCGCGCGCGGAGCACCGATCCCGATGCCCTCGCCGGCACCGCCCGCCTCGACCGCCGGACCAAGCGTCTGACCGGCCGGCTGCGCCCCGGCGACATCGCCGTGATCGACCACGTCGACATCGACCGGGTGGCCGCCGACGCGCTGGTCGCCGTCGGGGTCGCCGCCGTGCTCAACGCGAAGCCGTCGATCTCGGGCCGTTACCCCAATCTCGGCCCCGAGGTGCTGATCAAGAACGGCGTCGTGCTGATCGACGACTTCGGCGAGGAGATCTTCGAGCGGCTGAGCGAGGGCGACTCGGTGGTCATCGAGGGCGACACCGTGCTGCTCGACGGCGAGGCGGTCGGCACCGGTGTCCGGCAGGACGCCGAGACCGTGGCCCGCTCGATGGCCGATGCCCGCGAGGGCCTGTCGGTGCAGCTCGAGGCGTTCGCCGCCAACACCATGGACTACTTGAAGCAGGAGCGTGAGCTGCTGCTCGACGGCGTCGGCGTG from Paractinoplanes brasiliensis encodes the following:
- the recN gene encoding DNA repair protein RecN, with translation MLEELRITGLGVIDDTTLRLTAGMNVITGETGAGKTMVVTGLGLLFGGRADAGRVRADPGRAVVEGRLRLGGKLAGEVATRVSDAGGEVDDDGSVLLSRTVTIEGRSRAHVGGRSMPVSMLTDLGERVLAVHGQSDQLRLLRPAEQRAALDRFAGPEHEKLLDTYREAFTRWRAVADDLADRRRNARARSQEADLLKLGLDEISRVDPQPGEDDELRNEVQRLEHAEGLRVAAALAAQALAGGVEVTEETPDATQLLGTARRTLEAQAQVDPMLGELAGRIEEAATLVGDVSSELSAYLSSLDADPARLEQIYERRAALRGLTRKYADDVEGVIAWAEQARAKLAVLDSSDELLDELDKERRRLEAQVTELAARLTEARAEAAGRFSEAVSVELAGLAMPHARVEVAVVPRAVGKDEPPMGPDGADEVELRLLAHPGAPSLPLQKGASGGELSRVMLAIEVVFAGAGGPETLVFDEVDSGVGGTAAVEIGKRLARLARTHQVLVVTHLPQVAAFADRHLVVAKDTGGAITTSGVRVVEETERARELSRMLAGLPDSDLGIAHAEELLAVAGREKRA